From Pan paniscus chromosome 6, NHGRI_mPanPan1-v2.0_pri, whole genome shotgun sequence, one genomic window encodes:
- the FASTK gene encoding fas-activated serine/threonine kinase isoform X3 has product MRRPRGEPGPRAPRPTEGATCAGPGESCFPSDGPLVCALEQERSLRLPPKPPPPLQPLLRGGQGLEAALSCPRFLRYPRQHLISSLAEARPEELTPHVMVLLAQHLARHRLREPQLLEAIAHFLVVQETQLSSKVVQKLVLPFGRLNYLPLEQQFMPCLERILAREAGVAPLATVNILMSLCQLRCLPFRALHFVFSPGFINYISGTQLGWLAGPEGWRGRGAGWPAAQSPSPRLPTGTPHALIVRRYLSLLDTAVELELPGYRGPRLPRRQQVPIFPQPLITDRARCKYSHKDIVAEGLRQLLGEEKYRQDLTVPPGYCTDFLLCVSSSGAVLPVRTQDPFLPYPPRSCPQGQAASSATTRDPAQRVVLVLRERWHFCRDGRVLLGSRALRERHLGLMGYQLLPLPFEELESQRGLPQLKSYLRQKLQALGLRWGPEGG; this is encoded by the exons ATGAGGAGGCCGCGGGGGGAACCCGGCCCCCGGGCCCCGAGACCGACTGAGGGAGCGACCTGCGCAGGGCCCGGGGAGTCAT GCTTTCCATCTGATGGTCCCCTGGTGTGTGCCCTGGAACAGGAGCGAAGTCTCCGCCTCCCTCCGAAGCCACCTCCCCCTTTACAGCCCCTTCTCCGAGGTGGGCAAGGGTTGGAAGCTGCTCTAAGCTGCCCCCGTTTTCTGCGGTATCCACGGCAGCATCTGATCAGCAGCCTGGCAG AGGCAAGGCCAGAGGAACTGACTCCCCACGTGATGGTGCTCCTGGCCCAGCACCTGGCCCGGCACCGGTTGCGGGAGCCCCAGCTTCTGGAAGCCATTGCCCACTTCCTGGTGGTTCAGGAAACGCAACTCAGCAGCAAG GTGGTACAGAAGTTGGTCCTGCCCTTTGGGCGACTGAACTACCTGCCCCTGGAACAGCAGTTTATGCCCTGCCTTGAGAGGATCCTGGCTCGGGAAGCAGGGGTGGCACCCCTGGCTACAGTCAACATCTTGATGTCACTGTGCCAACTGCGGTGCCTGCCCTTCAGAGCCCTGCACTTTGTTTTTTCCCCTGGCTTCATCAACTACATCAGTGGTACGCAGCTAGGATGGCTGGCTGGGCCCGAGGGCTGGAGAGGCAGGGGAGCAGGGTGGCCTGCAGCCCAGAGCCCCAGTCCCCGCCTCCCCACAGGCACCCCTCATGCTCTGATTGTGCGTCGCTACCTCTCCCTGCTGGACACGGCCGTGGAGCTGGAGCTCCCAGGATACCGGGGTCCCCGCCTTCCCCGAAGGCAGCAAGTGCCCATCTTTCCCCAGCCTCTCATCACCGACCGTGCCCGCTGCAAGTACAG TCACAAGGACATAGTAGCTGAGGGGTTGCGCCAGCTGCTGGGGGAGGAGAAATACCGCCAGGACCTGACTGTGCCTCCAGGCTACTGCACAG ACTTCCTGCTGTGCGTCAGCAGCTCTGGTGCTGTGCTTCCCGTGAGGACCCAGGACCCCTTCCTGCCATACCCACCAAGGTCCTGCCCACAGGGCCAGGCTGCCTCTAGCGCCACTACTCGAGACCCTGCCCAGAG AGTGGTGCTGGTGTTGCGGGAACGCTGGCATTTCTGCCGGGACGGCAGGGTGCTGCTGGGCTCGAGGGCCCTGAGGGAGCGGCACCTAGGCCTGATGGGCTACCAGCTCCTGCCG cTACCCTTCGAGGAACTGGAGTCCCAGAGAGGCCTGCCCCAGCTCAAGAGCTACCTGAGGCAGAAGCTCCAGGCCCTGGGCCTGCGCTGGGGGCCTGAAGGGGGCTGA
- the FASTK gene encoding fas-activated serine/threonine kinase isoform X5, with amino-acid sequence MRRPRGEPGPRAPRPTEGATCAGPGESCFPSDGPLVCALEQERSLRLPPKPPPPLQPLLRGGQGLEAALSCPRFLRYPRQHLISSLAEARPEELTPHVMVLLAQHLARHRLREPQLLEAIAHFLVVQETQLSSKVVQKLVLPFGRLNYLPLEQQFMPCLERILAREAGVAPLATVNILMSLCQLRCLPFRALHFVFSPGFINYISGTPHALIVRRYLSLLDTAVELELPGYRGPRLPRRQQVPIFPQPLITDRARCKYSHKDIVAEGLRQLLGEEKYRQDLTVPPGYCTDFLLCVSSSGAVLPVRTQDPFLPYPPRSCPQGQAASSATTRDPAQRVVLVLRERWHFCRDGRVLLGSRALRERHLGLMGYQLLPLPFEELESQRGLPQLKSYLRQKLQALGLRWGPEGG; translated from the exons ATGAGGAGGCCGCGGGGGGAACCCGGCCCCCGGGCCCCGAGACCGACTGAGGGAGCGACCTGCGCAGGGCCCGGGGAGTCAT GCTTTCCATCTGATGGTCCCCTGGTGTGTGCCCTGGAACAGGAGCGAAGTCTCCGCCTCCCTCCGAAGCCACCTCCCCCTTTACAGCCCCTTCTCCGAGGTGGGCAAGGGTTGGAAGCTGCTCTAAGCTGCCCCCGTTTTCTGCGGTATCCACGGCAGCATCTGATCAGCAGCCTGGCAG AGGCAAGGCCAGAGGAACTGACTCCCCACGTGATGGTGCTCCTGGCCCAGCACCTGGCCCGGCACCGGTTGCGGGAGCCCCAGCTTCTGGAAGCCATTGCCCACTTCCTGGTGGTTCAGGAAACGCAACTCAGCAGCAAG GTGGTACAGAAGTTGGTCCTGCCCTTTGGGCGACTGAACTACCTGCCCCTGGAACAGCAGTTTATGCCCTGCCTTGAGAGGATCCTGGCTCGGGAAGCAGGGGTGGCACCCCTGGCTACAGTCAACATCTTGATGTCACTGTGCCAACTGCGGTGCCTGCCCTTCAGAGCCCTGCACTTTGTTTTTTCCCCTGGCTTCATCAACTACATCAGTG GCACCCCTCATGCTCTGATTGTGCGTCGCTACCTCTCCCTGCTGGACACGGCCGTGGAGCTGGAGCTCCCAGGATACCGGGGTCCCCGCCTTCCCCGAAGGCAGCAAGTGCCCATCTTTCCCCAGCCTCTCATCACCGACCGTGCCCGCTGCAAGTACAG TCACAAGGACATAGTAGCTGAGGGGTTGCGCCAGCTGCTGGGGGAGGAGAAATACCGCCAGGACCTGACTGTGCCTCCAGGCTACTGCACAG ACTTCCTGCTGTGCGTCAGCAGCTCTGGTGCTGTGCTTCCCGTGAGGACCCAGGACCCCTTCCTGCCATACCCACCAAGGTCCTGCCCACAGGGCCAGGCTGCCTCTAGCGCCACTACTCGAGACCCTGCCCAGAG AGTGGTGCTGGTGTTGCGGGAACGCTGGCATTTCTGCCGGGACGGCAGGGTGCTGCTGGGCTCGAGGGCCCTGAGGGAGCGGCACCTAGGCCTGATGGGCTACCAGCTCCTGCCG cTACCCTTCGAGGAACTGGAGTCCCAGAGAGGCCTGCCCCAGCTCAAGAGCTACCTGAGGCAGAAGCTCCAGGCCCTGGGCCTGCGCTGGGGGCCTGAAGGGGGCTGA
- the TMUB1 gene encoding transmembrane and ubiquitin-like domain-containing protein 1, whose product MTLIEGVGDEVTVLFSVLACLLVLALAWVSTHTAEGGDPLPQPSGTPTPSQPSAAMAATDSMRGEAPGAETPSLRHRGQAAQPEPSTGFTATPPAPDSPQEPLVLRLKFLNDSEQVARAWPHDTIGSLKRTQFPGREQQVRLIYQGQLLGDDTQTLGSLHLPPNCVLHCHVSTRVGPPNPPCPPGSEPGPSGLEIGSLLLPLLLLLLLLLWYCQIQYRPFFPLTATLGLAGFTLLLSLLAFAMYRP is encoded by the exons ATGACCCTGATTGAAGGGGTGGGTGATGAGGTGACCGTCCTTTTCTCGGTGCTTGCCTGCCTTCTGGTGCTGGCCCTTGCCTGGGTCTCAACGCACACCGCTGAGGGCGGGGACCCACTGCCCCAGCCGTCAGGGACCCCAACGCCATCCCAGCCCAGCGCAGCCATGGCAGCTACCGACAGCATGAGAGGGGAGGCCCCAGGGGCAGAGACCCCCAGCCTGAGACACAGAGGTCAAGCTGCACAGCCAGAGCCCAGCACGGGGTTCACAGCAACACCGCCAGCCCCGGACTCCCCGCAGGAGCCCCTTGTGCTACGGCTGAAATTCCTCAATGATTCAGAGCAGGTGGCCAGGGCCTGGCCCCACGACACCAttggctctttgaaaag GACCCAGTTTCCCGGCCGGGAACAGCAGGTGCGACTCATCTACCAAGGGCAGCTGCTAGGCGACGACACCCAGACCCTGGgcagccttcacctccctccCAACTGCGTTCTCCACTGCCACGTGTCCACGAGAGTCGGTCCCCCAAATCCCCCCTGCCCGCCGGGGTCCGAGCCCGGCCCCTCCGGGCTGGAAATCGGCAGCCTGCTGCTGCCCCTGCTGctcctgctgttgctgctgctctgGTACTGCCAGATCCAGTACCGGCCCTTCTTTCCCCTGACCGCCACTCTGGGCCTGGCCGGCTTCACCCTGCTCCTCAGTCTCCTGGCCTTTGCCATGTACCGCCCGTAG
- the FASTK gene encoding fas-activated serine/threonine kinase isoform X1, which translates to MRRPRGEPGPRAPRPTEGATCAGPGESWSPSPNSMLRVLLSAQTSPARLSGLLLIPPVQPCCLGPSKWGDRPVGGGPSAGPVQGLQRLLEQAKSPGELLRWLGQNPSKVRAHHYSVALRRLGQLLGSRPRPPPVEQVTLQDLSQLIIRNCPSFDIHTIHVCLHLAVLLGFPSDGPLVCALEQERSLRLPPKPPPPLQPLLRGGQGLEAALSCPRFLRYPRQHLISSLAEARPEELTPHVMVLLAQHLARHRLREPQLLEAIAHFLVVQETQLSSKVVQKLVLPFGRLNYLPLEQQFMPCLERILAREAGVAPLATVNILMSLCQLRCLPFRALHFVFSPGFINYISGTQLGWLAGPEGWRGRGAGWPAAQSPSPRLPTGTPHALIVRRYLSLLDTAVELELPGYRGPRLPRRQQVPIFPQPLITDRARCKYSHKDIVAEGLRQLLGEEKYRQDLTVPPGYCTDFLLCVSSSGAVLPVRTQDPFLPYPPRSCPQGQAASSATTRDPAQRVVLVLRERWHFCRDGRVLLGSRALRERHLGLMGYQLLPLPFEELESQRGLPQLKSYLRQKLQALGLRWGPEGG; encoded by the exons ATGAGGAGGCCGCGGGGGGAACCCGGCCCCCGGGCCCCGAGACCGACTGAGGGAGCGACCTGCGCAGGGCCCGGGGAGTCAT GGTCTCCATCACCCAACTCCATGCTTCGAGTCCTGCTCTCTGCTCAGACCTCCCCTGCTCGGCTGTCTGGCCTGCTGCTGATCCCTCCAGTACAGCCCTGCTGTTTGGGGCCCAGCAAATGGGGGGACCGGCCTGTTGGAGGAGGCCCCAGTGCAGGTCCTGTGCAAGGACTGCAGCGGCTTCTGGAACAGGCGAAGAGCCCTGGGGAGCTGCTGCGCTGGCTGGGCCAGAACCCCAGCAAGGTGCGCGCCCACCACTACTCGGTGGCGCTTCGTCGTCTGGGCCAGCTCTTGGGGTCTCGGCCACGGCCCCCTCCTGTGGAGCAGGTCACACTGCAGGACTTGAGTCAGCTCATCATCCGAAACTGCCCCTCCTTTGACATTCACACCATCCACGTGTGTCTGCACCTTGCAGTCTTACTTG GCTTTCCATCTGATGGTCCCCTGGTGTGTGCCCTGGAACAGGAGCGAAGTCTCCGCCTCCCTCCGAAGCCACCTCCCCCTTTACAGCCCCTTCTCCGAGGTGGGCAAGGGTTGGAAGCTGCTCTAAGCTGCCCCCGTTTTCTGCGGTATCCACGGCAGCATCTGATCAGCAGCCTGGCAG AGGCAAGGCCAGAGGAACTGACTCCCCACGTGATGGTGCTCCTGGCCCAGCACCTGGCCCGGCACCGGTTGCGGGAGCCCCAGCTTCTGGAAGCCATTGCCCACTTCCTGGTGGTTCAGGAAACGCAACTCAGCAGCAAG GTGGTACAGAAGTTGGTCCTGCCCTTTGGGCGACTGAACTACCTGCCCCTGGAACAGCAGTTTATGCCCTGCCTTGAGAGGATCCTGGCTCGGGAAGCAGGGGTGGCACCCCTGGCTACAGTCAACATCTTGATGTCACTGTGCCAACTGCGGTGCCTGCCCTTCAGAGCCCTGCACTTTGTTTTTTCCCCTGGCTTCATCAACTACATCAGTGGTACGCAGCTAGGATGGCTGGCTGGGCCCGAGGGCTGGAGAGGCAGGGGAGCAGGGTGGCCTGCAGCCCAGAGCCCCAGTCCCCGCCTCCCCACAGGCACCCCTCATGCTCTGATTGTGCGTCGCTACCTCTCCCTGCTGGACACGGCCGTGGAGCTGGAGCTCCCAGGATACCGGGGTCCCCGCCTTCCCCGAAGGCAGCAAGTGCCCATCTTTCCCCAGCCTCTCATCACCGACCGTGCCCGCTGCAAGTACAG TCACAAGGACATAGTAGCTGAGGGGTTGCGCCAGCTGCTGGGGGAGGAGAAATACCGCCAGGACCTGACTGTGCCTCCAGGCTACTGCACAG ACTTCCTGCTGTGCGTCAGCAGCTCTGGTGCTGTGCTTCCCGTGAGGACCCAGGACCCCTTCCTGCCATACCCACCAAGGTCCTGCCCACAGGGCCAGGCTGCCTCTAGCGCCACTACTCGAGACCCTGCCCAGAG AGTGGTGCTGGTGTTGCGGGAACGCTGGCATTTCTGCCGGGACGGCAGGGTGCTGCTGGGCTCGAGGGCCCTGAGGGAGCGGCACCTAGGCCTGATGGGCTACCAGCTCCTGCCG cTACCCTTCGAGGAACTGGAGTCCCAGAGAGGCCTGCCCCAGCTCAAGAGCTACCTGAGGCAGAAGCTCCAGGCCCTGGGCCTGCGCTGGGGGCCTGAAGGGGGCTGA
- the FASTK gene encoding fas-activated serine/threonine kinase isoform X2 gives MRRPRGEPGPRAPRPTEGATCAGPGESWSPSPNSMLRVLLSAQTSPARLSGLLLIPPVQPCCLGPSKWGDRPVGGGPSAGPVQGLQRLLEQAKSPGELLRWLGQNPSKVRAHHYSVALRRLGQLLGSRPRPPPVEQVTLQDLSQLIIRNCPSFDIHTIHVCLHLAVLLGFPSDGPLVCALEQERSLRLPPKPPPPLQPLLRGGQGLEAALSCPRFLRYPRQHLISSLAEARPEELTPHVMVLLAQHLARHRLREPQLLEAIAHFLVVQETQLSSKVVQKLVLPFGRLNYLPLEQQFMPCLERILAREAGVAPLATVNILMSLCQLRCLPFRALHFVFSPGFINYISGTPHALIVRRYLSLLDTAVELELPGYRGPRLPRRQQVPIFPQPLITDRARCKYSHKDIVAEGLRQLLGEEKYRQDLTVPPGYCTDFLLCVSSSGAVLPVRTQDPFLPYPPRSCPQGQAASSATTRDPAQRVVLVLRERWHFCRDGRVLLGSRALRERHLGLMGYQLLPLPFEELESQRGLPQLKSYLRQKLQALGLRWGPEGG, from the exons ATGAGGAGGCCGCGGGGGGAACCCGGCCCCCGGGCCCCGAGACCGACTGAGGGAGCGACCTGCGCAGGGCCCGGGGAGTCAT GGTCTCCATCACCCAACTCCATGCTTCGAGTCCTGCTCTCTGCTCAGACCTCCCCTGCTCGGCTGTCTGGCCTGCTGCTGATCCCTCCAGTACAGCCCTGCTGTTTGGGGCCCAGCAAATGGGGGGACCGGCCTGTTGGAGGAGGCCCCAGTGCAGGTCCTGTGCAAGGACTGCAGCGGCTTCTGGAACAGGCGAAGAGCCCTGGGGAGCTGCTGCGCTGGCTGGGCCAGAACCCCAGCAAGGTGCGCGCCCACCACTACTCGGTGGCGCTTCGTCGTCTGGGCCAGCTCTTGGGGTCTCGGCCACGGCCCCCTCCTGTGGAGCAGGTCACACTGCAGGACTTGAGTCAGCTCATCATCCGAAACTGCCCCTCCTTTGACATTCACACCATCCACGTGTGTCTGCACCTTGCAGTCTTACTTG GCTTTCCATCTGATGGTCCCCTGGTGTGTGCCCTGGAACAGGAGCGAAGTCTCCGCCTCCCTCCGAAGCCACCTCCCCCTTTACAGCCCCTTCTCCGAGGTGGGCAAGGGTTGGAAGCTGCTCTAAGCTGCCCCCGTTTTCTGCGGTATCCACGGCAGCATCTGATCAGCAGCCTGGCAG AGGCAAGGCCAGAGGAACTGACTCCCCACGTGATGGTGCTCCTGGCCCAGCACCTGGCCCGGCACCGGTTGCGGGAGCCCCAGCTTCTGGAAGCCATTGCCCACTTCCTGGTGGTTCAGGAAACGCAACTCAGCAGCAAG GTGGTACAGAAGTTGGTCCTGCCCTTTGGGCGACTGAACTACCTGCCCCTGGAACAGCAGTTTATGCCCTGCCTTGAGAGGATCCTGGCTCGGGAAGCAGGGGTGGCACCCCTGGCTACAGTCAACATCTTGATGTCACTGTGCCAACTGCGGTGCCTGCCCTTCAGAGCCCTGCACTTTGTTTTTTCCCCTGGCTTCATCAACTACATCAGTG GCACCCCTCATGCTCTGATTGTGCGTCGCTACCTCTCCCTGCTGGACACGGCCGTGGAGCTGGAGCTCCCAGGATACCGGGGTCCCCGCCTTCCCCGAAGGCAGCAAGTGCCCATCTTTCCCCAGCCTCTCATCACCGACCGTGCCCGCTGCAAGTACAG TCACAAGGACATAGTAGCTGAGGGGTTGCGCCAGCTGCTGGGGGAGGAGAAATACCGCCAGGACCTGACTGTGCCTCCAGGCTACTGCACAG ACTTCCTGCTGTGCGTCAGCAGCTCTGGTGCTGTGCTTCCCGTGAGGACCCAGGACCCCTTCCTGCCATACCCACCAAGGTCCTGCCCACAGGGCCAGGCTGCCTCTAGCGCCACTACTCGAGACCCTGCCCAGAG AGTGGTGCTGGTGTTGCGGGAACGCTGGCATTTCTGCCGGGACGGCAGGGTGCTGCTGGGCTCGAGGGCCCTGAGGGAGCGGCACCTAGGCCTGATGGGCTACCAGCTCCTGCCG cTACCCTTCGAGGAACTGGAGTCCCAGAGAGGCCTGCCCCAGCTCAAGAGCTACCTGAGGCAGAAGCTCCAGGCCCTGGGCCTGCGCTGGGGGCCTGAAGGGGGCTGA
- the FASTK gene encoding fas-activated serine/threonine kinase isoform X4, whose translation MLRVLLSAQTSPARLSGLLLIPPVQPCCLGPSKWGDRPVGGGPSAGPVQGLQRLLEQAKSPGELLRWLGQNPSKVRAHHYSVALRRLGQLLGSRPRPPPVEQVTLQDLSQLIIRNCPSFDIHTIHVCLHLAVLLGFPSDGPLVCALEQERSLRLPPKPPPPLQPLLRGGQGLEAALSCPRFLRYPRQHLISSLAEARPEELTPHVMVLLAQHLARHRLREPQLLEAIAHFLVVQETQLSSKVVQKLVLPFGRLNYLPLEQQFMPCLERILAREAGVAPLATVNILMSLCQLRCLPFRALHFVFSPGFINYISGTQLGWLAGPEGWRGRGAGWPAAQSPSPRLPTGTPHALIVRRYLSLLDTAVELELPGYRGPRLPRRQQVPIFPQPLITDRARCKYSHKDIVAEGLRQLLGEEKYRQDLTVPPGYCTDFLLCVSSSGAVLPVRTQDPFLPYPPRSCPQGQAASSATTRDPAQRVVLVLRERWHFCRDGRVLLGSRALRERHLGLMGYQLLPLPFEELESQRGLPQLKSYLRQKLQALGLRWGPEGG comes from the exons ATGCTTCGAGTCCTGCTCTCTGCTCAGACCTCCCCTGCTCGGCTGTCTGGCCTGCTGCTGATCCCTCCAGTACAGCCCTGCTGTTTGGGGCCCAGCAAATGGGGGGACCGGCCTGTTGGAGGAGGCCCCAGTGCAGGTCCTGTGCAAGGACTGCAGCGGCTTCTGGAACAGGCGAAGAGCCCTGGGGAGCTGCTGCGCTGGCTGGGCCAGAACCCCAGCAAGGTGCGCGCCCACCACTACTCGGTGGCGCTTCGTCGTCTGGGCCAGCTCTTGGGGTCTCGGCCACGGCCCCCTCCTGTGGAGCAGGTCACACTGCAGGACTTGAGTCAGCTCATCATCCGAAACTGCCCCTCCTTTGACATTCACACCATCCACGTGTGTCTGCACCTTGCAGTCTTACTTG GCTTTCCATCTGATGGTCCCCTGGTGTGTGCCCTGGAACAGGAGCGAAGTCTCCGCCTCCCTCCGAAGCCACCTCCCCCTTTACAGCCCCTTCTCCGAGGTGGGCAAGGGTTGGAAGCTGCTCTAAGCTGCCCCCGTTTTCTGCGGTATCCACGGCAGCATCTGATCAGCAGCCTGGCAG AGGCAAGGCCAGAGGAACTGACTCCCCACGTGATGGTGCTCCTGGCCCAGCACCTGGCCCGGCACCGGTTGCGGGAGCCCCAGCTTCTGGAAGCCATTGCCCACTTCCTGGTGGTTCAGGAAACGCAACTCAGCAGCAAG GTGGTACAGAAGTTGGTCCTGCCCTTTGGGCGACTGAACTACCTGCCCCTGGAACAGCAGTTTATGCCCTGCCTTGAGAGGATCCTGGCTCGGGAAGCAGGGGTGGCACCCCTGGCTACAGTCAACATCTTGATGTCACTGTGCCAACTGCGGTGCCTGCCCTTCAGAGCCCTGCACTTTGTTTTTTCCCCTGGCTTCATCAACTACATCAGTGGTACGCAGCTAGGATGGCTGGCTGGGCCCGAGGGCTGGAGAGGCAGGGGAGCAGGGTGGCCTGCAGCCCAGAGCCCCAGTCCCCGCCTCCCCACAGGCACCCCTCATGCTCTGATTGTGCGTCGCTACCTCTCCCTGCTGGACACGGCCGTGGAGCTGGAGCTCCCAGGATACCGGGGTCCCCGCCTTCCCCGAAGGCAGCAAGTGCCCATCTTTCCCCAGCCTCTCATCACCGACCGTGCCCGCTGCAAGTACAG TCACAAGGACATAGTAGCTGAGGGGTTGCGCCAGCTGCTGGGGGAGGAGAAATACCGCCAGGACCTGACTGTGCCTCCAGGCTACTGCACAG ACTTCCTGCTGTGCGTCAGCAGCTCTGGTGCTGTGCTTCCCGTGAGGACCCAGGACCCCTTCCTGCCATACCCACCAAGGTCCTGCCCACAGGGCCAGGCTGCCTCTAGCGCCACTACTCGAGACCCTGCCCAGAG AGTGGTGCTGGTGTTGCGGGAACGCTGGCATTTCTGCCGGGACGGCAGGGTGCTGCTGGGCTCGAGGGCCCTGAGGGAGCGGCACCTAGGCCTGATGGGCTACCAGCTCCTGCCG cTACCCTTCGAGGAACTGGAGTCCCAGAGAGGCCTGCCCCAGCTCAAGAGCTACCTGAGGCAGAAGCTCCAGGCCCTGGGCCTGCGCTGGGGGCCTGAAGGGGGCTGA